In the genome of Bosea sp. BIWAKO-01, the window AGGTCGAGCGGATCATGCGGGAGAGCCGGCCGGAGGCCGATTTCGCAGTGGTCTCGAACCCGGAATTCCTGCGCGAGGGCGCCGCGATCAGCGACTTCAAGCGTCCGGACCGGATCGTGATCGGCACCGACGACGCGCGCGCGCGCGCCGTGATGGAAGACATCTACCGGCCCCTTTATCTCAATGCCGCGCCCCTGCTCTTCACCTCGCGCCGAACCTCCGAGCTGATCAAATACGCCGCCAACGCCTATCTCGCGACCAAGATCACCTTCATCAACGAAATGGCCGATCTCTGCGAGGCGGTCGGCGCGAATGTCCAGGAGGTCGCGCGCGGCATCGGCCTCGACAATCGCATCGGCGCAAAGTTTCTGCATGCCGGCCCCGGCTATGGCGGCTCCTGTTTTCCGAAAGATACGCTGGCCTTGATGAAGACGGCGCAGGACCTCGCTGCTCCGCTGCGGATCGTCGAGACCGTCGTCGCCGTCAATGACCAGCGCAAGCGCGCCATGGCCCGCAAGGTGCTCGCCGCCTGCGGTGGTTCGGTGCGCGGCAAGCGGATCGCCATCCTTGGCCTCGCCTTCAAGCCGAACACCGACGACATGCGCGAAGCGCCCTCGATCGCGATCATCACCGCGCTCCAGGATGCCGGGGCCGAGATCATTGCCTATGATCCCGAGAGCATGGATGCGGCCAAGCCCCTGCTGCCCGGAATCTCTTATGCGAACGACGCCTATTCCTGCATCAGGGGCGCAGATGCGCTGGTGATCGTGACGGAATGGGACGCTTTTCGCGCGCTCGATCTCGCCGCGGTCAAGGCCGCCCTGCGCGAGCCCGTCGTTGTCGACCTGCGCAATATCTACCGCTCGGACGACATGCGCCGCCGTGGCTTCCAGTACAGCAATGTCGGCAATGCCTGATCGACGCACTGCCTTGATAGCGTCACAGGCAGCCCCCACCTCTTGACCCGACGGCGCACCCGCGCCGCCCAAATGAGAGGAGATGACGATGACGCCGCAAGAACGCGACGTGATCGCCGGGATTTTCGATCGCCTGAGACAGGCGGCCAACCAGCCCCGCGACCCCGAGGCTGAACGCTACATCGCGGAGCGCCTGCGCGAGCAGCCCTATGCGCCCTATGCCATGGCGCAGGCCGTCTACGTTCAGGAACAGGCGCTGACCAACCTTCAGGCGCAGGTCGAGGAACTGCAGGCGCAGGTTCGTGACCTGCAGAGCAGACCGACCGAGGCTCCGGCACAGGCTGGCGGCTTCCTGTCGGGCATCTTCGGCGGCGCATCTCGGCCAGCGGACGCTCCGGCACGCAGCGGCTCCGTGCCGGCCTTCCCGGCGCGCCCGGCAGGGCAAGCCCCGTCGGCCGCCTGGACCGGCCAGCAGCCGCAGCAGCAGCGAGCCCCCGGTCAGGCTTTCGGCGGCCCGCAAGGCCAGCAGCAGGCCGGCCCCTGGGCGAACCAGCAGGCCCAGGCGCCCGGACGTGGCGGTGGCTTCATGGCCTCCGCGCTGACGACGGCAGCCGGCGTCGCTGGCGGCATGATGCTCGGCAATGTCCTGACCAACGCCTTTGGCGGCGGCAAGGGCGGCGAGGCAAAGGCCGCGGAGACGGCAGATGCCGGCAAGGCGGCCGACGCCAGCAAACCGGCCGATACGGCTGAAAAGGATGCCGGCACCACCGATAACCAGCAGGCGGCCTATGATCAGGGTGCTTCCGACCAGGCAACCTATGATCAGGCCAGCTACGACGAGCCCTATGAACCCGGCCAGGACGACGACCCCATCGATGATGGCGGCGACTGGGCCTGATTCCGGCTGCATCCCCCCGTACCAACAACGGCTCGCCCTCCGGCGAGCCGTTTTCGTTTAGGGCCTTCCCAACCCGATGATCACCTCTTAGATTAGAATAATTCTAATCTAAGAGGTGATCATGAAACGCATCGACGATCTGGACGAGGCCGAGATCCTCGCGCTCGCGATCGCCAATGAGGAAGAGGATTCCCGGATCTACCTTTCCCTCGCCAATCGCCTTCGGCCGATCTACCCGCATTCCGCCGAGGTCTTCGAGGAGATGGCGGCGGAAGAGCAAAGTCATCGCCACAGCCTGCTTTCGCTCTATGAGCGGCGCTTCGGCAAGGAACTGCCTTACATCACGCGCCAGGATGTGAAGGGGTTCCTGAAGCGCAACCCGGTCTGGCTGATGGACGGGCTGCGACTCGACACCGCCCGGACGCAAGCGGCTCTGATGGAAGAGGAAGCCTCGGGCTTCTACGCGCGTGCCG includes:
- a CDS encoding UDP-glucose/GDP-mannose dehydrogenase family protein, producing the protein MRVTMIGSGYVGLVSGACFADFGHVVTCVDTDAGKIGALNRGEIPIFEPGLDDLVAKNVREGRLSFTTELADAVRGADAVFIAVGTPARRGDGHADLSYVYQAARDVVAELEGFTVVVTKSTVPVGTGDEVERIMRESRPEADFAVVSNPEFLREGAAISDFKRPDRIVIGTDDARARAVMEDIYRPLYLNAAPLLFTSRRTSELIKYAANAYLATKITFINEMADLCEAVGANVQEVARGIGLDNRIGAKFLHAGPGYGGSCFPKDTLALMKTAQDLAAPLRIVETVVAVNDQRKRAMARKVLAACGGSVRGKRIAILGLAFKPNTDDMREAPSIAIITALQDAGAEIIAYDPESMDAAKPLLPGISYANDAYSCIRGADALVIVTEWDAFRALDLAAVKAALREPVVVDLRNIYRSDDMRRRGFQYSNVGNA
- a CDS encoding DUF2076 domain-containing protein; the protein is MTPQERDVIAGIFDRLRQAANQPRDPEAERYIAERLREQPYAPYAMAQAVYVQEQALTNLQAQVEELQAQVRDLQSRPTEAPAQAGGFLSGIFGGASRPADAPARSGSVPAFPARPAGQAPSAAWTGQQPQQQRAPGQAFGGPQGQQQAGPWANQQAQAPGRGGGFMASALTTAAGVAGGMMLGNVLTNAFGGGKGGEAKAAETADAGKAADASKPADTAEKDAGTTDNQQAAYDQGASDQATYDQASYDEPYEPGQDDDPIDDGGDWA